The following coding sequences lie in one Salmo salar chromosome ssa13, Ssal_v3.1, whole genome shotgun sequence genomic window:
- the LOC106566707 gene encoding poly(rC)-binding protein 2 isoform X2: MDTSVVEGGLNVTLTIRLLMHGKEVGSIIGKKGESVKKMREESGARINISEGNCPERIITLAGPTTAIFKAFSMIIEKLEEDISSSMTNSTATSKPPVTLRIVVPASQCGSLIGKGGCKIKEIRESTGAQVQVAGDMLPNSTERAITIAGTPQPIIECVKQICVVMLESPPKGVTIPYRPKPSGSPVIFAGGQAYAVQGQHAIPQPDVSEGHSLTKLHQLAMQQSPFPIAPNNQGFQAGMDSSAQTSSHELTIPNDLIGCIIGRQGAKINEIRQMSGAQIKIANQVEGSSDRQVTITGSPAGISLAEYLINARLSSEATGLAAN; this comes from the exons ATGGACACCAGTGTGGTTGAAGGAGGGCTCAATGTCACCCTTACCATTAGACTACTTATGCACGGAAAG GAGGTTGGAAGCATTATTGGCAAG AAAGGAGAGTCTGTGaagaagatgagagaggag AGTGGTGCTCGTATCAACATCTCAGAGGGGAACTGCCCAGAGAGGATCATCACCCTGGCAGGCCCCACCACCGCCATCTTTAAAGCCTTCTCCATGATCATCGAGAAGCTGGAGGAG GACATCAGCAGCTCAATGACTAACAGCACAGCCACCAGTAAACCGCCAGTTACCCTGCGCATCGTTGTGCCTGCCAGCCAGTGTGGCTCGCTCATCGGCAAGGGTGGCTGCAAGATCAAGGAAATCAGAGAG TCGACAGGAGCTCAGGTGCAGGTGGCAGGGGACATGCTGCCTAACTCCACGGAGCGTGCCATCACCATTGCAGGGACCCCCCAGCCCATCATCGAGTGTGTCAAGCAGATCTGTGTCGTCATGCTTGAG tctccgcCTAAGGGTGTAACCATCCCTTACAGGCCCAAACCCTCAGGCTCTCCCGTTATCTTTGCAGGTGGTCAG GCATATGCTGTCCAAGGACAGCACGCCATTCCACAGCCTGACGTAAGTGAAGGTCATTCT cttacCAAACTCCACCAGCTGGCCATGCAGCAGAGCCCTTTCCCCATCGCTCCCAACAACCAGGGTTTCCAAG ctgggATGGATTCTTCTGCACAAACTAGTTCCCATGAGCTGACCATTCCAAACGAT TTGATTGGCTGCATCATTGGCCGTCAGGGGGCTAAGATCAATGAAATCCGTCAGATGTCTGGGGCTCAGATCAAGATCGCCAACCAAGTGGAGGGCTCCTCTGACAGGCAGGTTACCATCACCGGCTCCCCTGCCGGCATCAGCCTGGCTGAGTACCTGATCAACGCCAG GCTGTCCTCTGAAGCTACTGGACTGGCAGCCAACTGA
- the LOC106566707 gene encoding poly(rC)-binding protein 2 isoform X4, translating into MDTSVVEGGLNVTLTIRLLMHGKEVGSIIGKKGESVKKMREESGARINISEGNCPERIITLAGPTTAIFKAFSMIIEKLEEDISSSMTNSTATSKPPVTLRIVVPASQCGSLIGKGGCKIKEIRESTGAQVQVAGDMLPNSTERAITIAGTPQPIIECVKQICVVMLESPPKGVTIPYRPKPSGSPVIFAGGQAYAVQGQHAIPQPDLTKLHQLAMQQSPFPIAPNNQGFQAGMDSSAQTSSHELTIPNDLIGCIIGRQGAKINEIRQMSGAQIKIANQVEGSSDRQVTITGSPAGISLAEYLINARLSSEATGLAAN; encoded by the exons ATGGACACCAGTGTGGTTGAAGGAGGGCTCAATGTCACCCTTACCATTAGACTACTTATGCACGGAAAG GAGGTTGGAAGCATTATTGGCAAG AAAGGAGAGTCTGTGaagaagatgagagaggag AGTGGTGCTCGTATCAACATCTCAGAGGGGAACTGCCCAGAGAGGATCATCACCCTGGCAGGCCCCACCACCGCCATCTTTAAAGCCTTCTCCATGATCATCGAGAAGCTGGAGGAG GACATCAGCAGCTCAATGACTAACAGCACAGCCACCAGTAAACCGCCAGTTACCCTGCGCATCGTTGTGCCTGCCAGCCAGTGTGGCTCGCTCATCGGCAAGGGTGGCTGCAAGATCAAGGAAATCAGAGAG TCGACAGGAGCTCAGGTGCAGGTGGCAGGGGACATGCTGCCTAACTCCACGGAGCGTGCCATCACCATTGCAGGGACCCCCCAGCCCATCATCGAGTGTGTCAAGCAGATCTGTGTCGTCATGCTTGAG tctccgcCTAAGGGTGTAACCATCCCTTACAGGCCCAAACCCTCAGGCTCTCCCGTTATCTTTGCAGGTGGTCAG GCATATGCTGTCCAAGGACAGCACGCCATTCCACAGCCTGAC cttacCAAACTCCACCAGCTGGCCATGCAGCAGAGCCCTTTCCCCATCGCTCCCAACAACCAGGGTTTCCAAG ctgggATGGATTCTTCTGCACAAACTAGTTCCCATGAGCTGACCATTCCAAACGAT TTGATTGGCTGCATCATTGGCCGTCAGGGGGCTAAGATCAATGAAATCCGTCAGATGTCTGGGGCTCAGATCAAGATCGCCAACCAAGTGGAGGGCTCCTCTGACAGGCAGGTTACCATCACCGGCTCCCCTGCCGGCATCAGCCTGGCTGAGTACCTGATCAACGCCAG GCTGTCCTCTGAAGCTACTGGACTGGCAGCCAACTGA
- the LOC106566707 gene encoding poly(rC)-binding protein 2 isoform X3 → MDTSVVEGGLNVTLTIRLLMHGKEVGSIIGKKGESVKKMREESGARINISEGNCPERIITLAGPTTAIFKAFSMIIEKLEEDISSSMTNSTATSKPPVTLRIVVPASQCGSLIGKGGCKIKEIRESTGAQVQVAGDMLPNSTERAITIAGTPQPIIECVKQICVVMLEVSPPKGVTIPYRPKPSGSPVIFAGGQAYAVQGQHAIPQPDLTKLHQLAMQQSPFPIAPNNQGFQAGMDSSAQTSSHELTIPNDLIGCIIGRQGAKINEIRQMSGAQIKIANQVEGSSDRQVTITGSPAGISLAEYLINARLSSEATGLAAN, encoded by the exons ATGGACACCAGTGTGGTTGAAGGAGGGCTCAATGTCACCCTTACCATTAGACTACTTATGCACGGAAAG GAGGTTGGAAGCATTATTGGCAAG AAAGGAGAGTCTGTGaagaagatgagagaggag AGTGGTGCTCGTATCAACATCTCAGAGGGGAACTGCCCAGAGAGGATCATCACCCTGGCAGGCCCCACCACCGCCATCTTTAAAGCCTTCTCCATGATCATCGAGAAGCTGGAGGAG GACATCAGCAGCTCAATGACTAACAGCACAGCCACCAGTAAACCGCCAGTTACCCTGCGCATCGTTGTGCCTGCCAGCCAGTGTGGCTCGCTCATCGGCAAGGGTGGCTGCAAGATCAAGGAAATCAGAGAG TCGACAGGAGCTCAGGTGCAGGTGGCAGGGGACATGCTGCCTAACTCCACGGAGCGTGCCATCACCATTGCAGGGACCCCCCAGCCCATCATCGAGTGTGTCAAGCAGATCTGTGTCGTCATGCTTGAGGTA tctccgcCTAAGGGTGTAACCATCCCTTACAGGCCCAAACCCTCAGGCTCTCCCGTTATCTTTGCAGGTGGTCAG GCATATGCTGTCCAAGGACAGCACGCCATTCCACAGCCTGAC cttacCAAACTCCACCAGCTGGCCATGCAGCAGAGCCCTTTCCCCATCGCTCCCAACAACCAGGGTTTCCAAG ctgggATGGATTCTTCTGCACAAACTAGTTCCCATGAGCTGACCATTCCAAACGAT TTGATTGGCTGCATCATTGGCCGTCAGGGGGCTAAGATCAATGAAATCCGTCAGATGTCTGGGGCTCAGATCAAGATCGCCAACCAAGTGGAGGGCTCCTCTGACAGGCAGGTTACCATCACCGGCTCCCCTGCCGGCATCAGCCTGGCTGAGTACCTGATCAACGCCAG GCTGTCCTCTGAAGCTACTGGACTGGCAGCCAACTGA
- the LOC106566707 gene encoding poly(rC)-binding protein 2 isoform X1, translated as MDTSVVEGGLNVTLTIRLLMHGKEVGSIIGKKGESVKKMREESGARINISEGNCPERIITLAGPTTAIFKAFSMIIEKLEEDISSSMTNSTATSKPPVTLRIVVPASQCGSLIGKGGCKIKEIRESTGAQVQVAGDMLPNSTERAITIAGTPQPIIECVKQICVVMLEVSPPKGVTIPYRPKPSGSPVIFAGGQAYAVQGQHAIPQPDVSEGHSLTKLHQLAMQQSPFPIAPNNQGFQAGMDSSAQTSSHELTIPNDLIGCIIGRQGAKINEIRQMSGAQIKIANQVEGSSDRQVTITGSPAGISLAEYLINARLSSEATGLAAN; from the exons ATGGACACCAGTGTGGTTGAAGGAGGGCTCAATGTCACCCTTACCATTAGACTACTTATGCACGGAAAG GAGGTTGGAAGCATTATTGGCAAG AAAGGAGAGTCTGTGaagaagatgagagaggag AGTGGTGCTCGTATCAACATCTCAGAGGGGAACTGCCCAGAGAGGATCATCACCCTGGCAGGCCCCACCACCGCCATCTTTAAAGCCTTCTCCATGATCATCGAGAAGCTGGAGGAG GACATCAGCAGCTCAATGACTAACAGCACAGCCACCAGTAAACCGCCAGTTACCCTGCGCATCGTTGTGCCTGCCAGCCAGTGTGGCTCGCTCATCGGCAAGGGTGGCTGCAAGATCAAGGAAATCAGAGAG TCGACAGGAGCTCAGGTGCAGGTGGCAGGGGACATGCTGCCTAACTCCACGGAGCGTGCCATCACCATTGCAGGGACCCCCCAGCCCATCATCGAGTGTGTCAAGCAGATCTGTGTCGTCATGCTTGAGGTA tctccgcCTAAGGGTGTAACCATCCCTTACAGGCCCAAACCCTCAGGCTCTCCCGTTATCTTTGCAGGTGGTCAG GCATATGCTGTCCAAGGACAGCACGCCATTCCACAGCCTGACGTAAGTGAAGGTCATTCT cttacCAAACTCCACCAGCTGGCCATGCAGCAGAGCCCTTTCCCCATCGCTCCCAACAACCAGGGTTTCCAAG ctgggATGGATTCTTCTGCACAAACTAGTTCCCATGAGCTGACCATTCCAAACGAT TTGATTGGCTGCATCATTGGCCGTCAGGGGGCTAAGATCAATGAAATCCGTCAGATGTCTGGGGCTCAGATCAAGATCGCCAACCAAGTGGAGGGCTCCTCTGACAGGCAGGTTACCATCACCGGCTCCCCTGCCGGCATCAGCCTGGCTGAGTACCTGATCAACGCCAG GCTGTCCTCTGAAGCTACTGGACTGGCAGCCAACTGA